In Salipiger profundus, one genomic interval encodes:
- a CDS encoding AtzE family amidohydrolase, with the protein MTAWIDLSAHEIAAAVRSGRMTARGAVEAALARIEKTDSALVAFTTVTGARALETANRIDARISAGEDPGPLAGVPFAVKDLVDVAGVITRAGSRINMDNAPAAADAPVVTRLEAAGAILVGALNMGEYAYDFTGENDHFGSTRNPHDPERRSGGSSGGSGAATAAGMVPLTVGSDTNGSIRVPSSWCGLFGLKATYGRIPRSGTFPFVDSLDHIGPMARSVQDLALALEAMQGSDAGDPASVPRPPCAALETLDQGIGGLRIARGSGELAATEGVAKNALDRVCAALGVTLEADLPGAATARASAALITAVEGAATHAEAMQTRPEDFGRPMRDRLLAGALVPGVAYVRAQRLRRQFAEDAAEVFRHVDAILTPTTPFPAPRIDSDTLEIDGREQPYRKHIGIFTQPISFIGLPVVSVPVQNAAGPLPLGIQIIAPAWREDVALRIARTLELSGTCAAPVPAFEETSA; encoded by the coding sequence ATGACCGCCTGGATCGACCTTTCAGCCCATGAAATCGCCGCAGCGGTCCGCAGCGGTCGGATGACCGCACGCGGCGCGGTGGAGGCCGCGCTCGCCCGCATCGAGAAGACAGACAGCGCGCTCGTCGCCTTCACGACGGTGACCGGGGCCCGCGCCCTGGAGACCGCCAACCGCATCGACGCGCGCATCAGCGCCGGAGAGGATCCCGGCCCCCTGGCAGGTGTGCCCTTCGCGGTGAAGGATCTTGTCGATGTCGCGGGCGTCATCACCCGCGCCGGCTCCCGGATAAACATGGACAATGCGCCCGCCGCTGCTGATGCCCCTGTGGTCACGCGATTGGAGGCGGCCGGAGCGATCCTCGTGGGCGCGCTCAACATGGGCGAATACGCCTATGATTTCACTGGAGAAAACGACCATTTCGGCTCGACCCGAAACCCGCATGACCCGGAACGGCGGTCGGGCGGCTCGTCGGGTGGCTCGGGTGCCGCAACGGCCGCCGGAATGGTTCCGCTGACCGTGGGCTCCGATACCAATGGCTCGATCCGGGTGCCCTCCTCCTGGTGCGGGCTGTTCGGGCTGAAAGCGACCTACGGTCGGATCCCGCGCAGTGGCACCTTTCCCTTCGTCGACAGCCTCGATCACATCGGGCCGATGGCGCGATCGGTGCAGGACCTGGCGCTGGCCCTCGAGGCGATGCAGGGCAGCGACGCCGGCGATCCGGCCTCTGTCCCGCGTCCGCCCTGCGCCGCGCTTGAAACCCTGGATCAGGGCATTGGCGGGCTGCGTATCGCCCGTGGCTCCGGCGAGCTCGCGGCGACCGAGGGCGTCGCGAAAAACGCCCTCGACCGGGTCTGCGCCGCGCTTGGGGTGACGCTCGAAGCCGATCTGCCCGGTGCCGCGACGGCCCGGGCCTCGGCAGCGCTGATCACCGCCGTCGAAGGGGCCGCGACCCATGCCGAAGCGATGCAGACCCGCCCCGAGGACTTTGGCCGCCCGATGCGCGACCGGCTGCTGGCCGGCGCGCTGGTGCCGGGCGTGGCCTACGTGCGTGCTCAGCGGCTGCGCCGGCAGTTCGCCGAAGACGCCGCGGAGGTGTTCCGCCACGTCGATGCGATCCTGACGCCGACCACCCCCTTCCCTGCCCCACGCATCGACAGCGACACGTTGGAAATCGACGGACGCGAACAACCCTACCGGAAGCATATCGGCATCTTCACCCAGCCGATCAGCTTCATCGGACTGCCCGTGGTATCGGTGCCGGTTCAGAATGCCGCCGGGCCTCTTCCGCTCGGCATCCAGATCATCGCCCCGGCCTGGCGCGAGGACGTCGCCCTGCGCATCGCGCGCACGCTCGAGCTTTCGGGGACCTGTGCCGCGCCCGTCCCGGCCTTCGAGGAGACCAGCGCATGA
- a CDS encoding FGGY-family carbohydrate kinase: protein MSLILGLDIGTTSTIGLLMELPDKILAVASRPVSLHSPKAGWAEEDPAEWWGNLCEIVPELLERAGRDASEIAAIGTSGMLPAVVLLDAQDRLLRASIQQSDGRSGTEVAEMRAEIDEETFLSRAGNGVNQQLVGAKLRWLARHEPEVHSRIATVFGSYDYINWRLTGVKTVEQNWALEAGVTDVATGTLSQELAAMTGVPWEALPPRIESVAVQGHVTAAAAAATGLAEGTPVTGGAADMIASALGAGVTQAGDVLLKFGGAVDVMTATDRAEPDARLYLDYHLIPGLFMPNGCMSTGGSVLNWAVRTFCEGRDFGGSPHAALDAMAANVPAGADELTVLPYFLGEKTPIHDPSARGVIEGLTLSHGLGHIWRAVLESYGYALRHHVDELRDMGHEPRRFLVSDGGASSTVWMQIVADILNAPVQRLGSHPGSCLGAAWTAAVGVGAADWDGIGAFVSEADLIRPDPANRETYDAGYARYHELYARLKGLH from the coding sequence ATGAGCCTGATACTGGGACTGGACATCGGCACCACCTCGACCATCGGTCTGCTGATGGAACTGCCGGACAAGATCCTCGCCGTGGCCTCGCGCCCGGTGAGCCTGCATTCGCCCAAGGCCGGATGGGCCGAAGAGGACCCCGCCGAATGGTGGGGCAACCTCTGCGAGATCGTGCCCGAACTGCTGGAGCGTGCCGGGCGCGATGCGTCGGAGATCGCCGCGATCGGCACCTCCGGCATGCTGCCGGCGGTGGTCCTGCTTGATGCGCAGGACCGGTTGCTGCGCGCGTCGATCCAGCAAAGCGACGGCCGTTCGGGAACCGAAGTGGCCGAGATGCGCGCCGAGATCGACGAGGAGACGTTCCTGTCGCGCGCCGGAAATGGCGTGAACCAGCAGCTTGTCGGCGCGAAACTGCGCTGGCTGGCGCGCCACGAGCCCGAGGTGCATTCCCGCATCGCGACGGTGTTCGGCTCCTATGACTACATCAACTGGCGCCTGACCGGCGTGAAGACGGTAGAGCAGAACTGGGCACTCGAGGCGGGGGTGACGGACGTTGCGACCGGCACGCTGTCGCAGGAGCTCGCCGCGATGACCGGCGTGCCATGGGAGGCGCTGCCCCCGCGGATCGAGAGCGTTGCGGTGCAGGGCCATGTCACCGCCGCCGCCGCGGCCGCGACCGGCCTGGCCGAGGGAACGCCGGTGACCGGAGGCGCCGCCGACATGATCGCCTCCGCGCTCGGTGCCGGGGTGACGCAGGCCGGAGACGTTCTGCTGAAGTTCGGTGGTGCGGTCGACGTGATGACCGCCACGGATCGTGCCGAGCCCGATGCCCGGCTCTACCTCGACTACCACCTCATCCCCGGCCTGTTCATGCCCAACGGTTGCATGTCGACCGGCGGCTCGGTGCTGAACTGGGCGGTGCGGACCTTCTGCGAGGGGCGCGACTTCGGGGGATCGCCCCACGCGGCGCTTGATGCCATGGCGGCAAACGTGCCGGCCGGGGCAGATGAGCTGACGGTGCTTCCCTATTTCCTGGGTGAAAAGACCCCGATCCACGACCCTTCGGCGCGCGGGGTCATCGAGGGGCTCACCCTGTCGCACGGGCTGGGACACATCTGGCGGGCGGTGCTCGAGAGCTACGGCTACGCTTTGCGCCATCATGTGGACGAGTTGCGGGACATGGGACATGAACCCCGACGTTTCCTCGTCTCGGACGGCGGCGCGAGCAGCACGGTCTGGATGCAGATCGTCGCCGACATCCTGAACGCGCCGGTGCAGCGGCTTGGCAGCCACCCCGGATCCTGCCTCGGTGCCGCCTGGACTGCGGCGGTGGGCGTGGGTGCGGCGGACTGGGACGGGATCGGTGCCTTCGTGAGCGAAGCCGACCTGATCCGGCCCGACCCGGCAAACCGCGAGACCTATGACGCGGGATATGCCCGGTATCACGAGCTCTACGCGCGGCTGAAGGGGCTGCACTGA
- a CDS encoding GntR family transcriptional regulator: MTERDTRLQPAPGETSTAAVVRELSAQIVSGKLPPGKKLDEALIGEYFGVSRTPVREALRELAVVGLVETRPHRGAFVAEVSTDKMLEKFEFMAELEGLCAGYAARRMDAAAKARLAEIHDAGLALVEQRDRAAYRAHNTLLHEAIYDGAGNDSLRDATLTIRRSVAAFRAAQFDLKERIGNSQVEHGLIVAAIDRGDADEATLLMRRHILTVMEAAEAYLREKRVIPL; this comes from the coding sequence ATGACGGAACGCGACACCCGGCTGCAACCCGCCCCGGGCGAGACCAGCACGGCCGCCGTGGTCCGGGAGCTGAGCGCGCAGATCGTCTCGGGCAAGCTGCCGCCCGGCAAGAAACTCGACGAGGCGCTGATCGGCGAGTATTTCGGGGTCTCCCGCACGCCGGTGCGCGAGGCGTTGCGCGAGCTGGCCGTGGTCGGACTGGTGGAAACACGCCCGCATCGCGGCGCGTTCGTGGCCGAGGTGTCGACCGACAAGATGCTCGAGAAGTTCGAGTTCATGGCCGAGCTCGAGGGCCTCTGCGCGGGCTATGCGGCGCGACGCATGGACGCCGCCGCCAAGGCGCGGCTTGCCGAGATCCACGACGCCGGCCTCGCGCTGGTCGAGCAGCGCGACCGCGCGGCCTATCGCGCCCACAACACGCTTCTGCACGAAGCGATCTACGACGGCGCCGGCAACGACAGCCTGCGCGATGCGACCCTTACCATCCGCCGGTCCGTGGCCGCCTTCCGCGCCGCGCAGTTCGACCTGAAGGAGCGGATCGGAAATTCGCAGGTGGAACACGGCCTCATCGTCGCCGCCATCGACCGCGGGGATGCCGATGAGGCCACGCTGCTGATGCGGCGCCACATCCTGACCGTGATGGAGGCCGCCGAGGCCTACCTGCGCGAAAAACGCGTCATTCCTCTCTGA
- a CDS encoding ABC transporter ATP-binding protein → MTAPLLELENLEKIYPTGSGQLHAVDGVSLTIARGESLGLVGESGCGKSTLVRVLSRLIDPTAGAIRIDGQSIGDIPARRFGTHTERKRIQVVFQDPTDSLNPQFRIFDSIADPLRRLGGKKTRAEVSEAVQEAARITRLPPELLSRYPHQLSGGQKARVGIARAIILRPELLILDEPTSALDVSVQVVILQLLGELRETLGMSYLFVSHDLNVVKLVCDRVAVMYLGKIIECAPVKEIFERPAHPYTKALLSAIPGAGEAARIRLDGEPRSPIDPDPNVCRFYGRCPMGQDICARKAPPLSDLGGHAAACHFRLDQEEVSA, encoded by the coding sequence ATGACTGCTCCGCTTCTGGAACTGGAGAACCTCGAGAAGATCTACCCCACCGGCTCGGGCCAGCTGCACGCGGTGGACGGGGTCAGTCTCACCATTGCGCGCGGTGAAAGCCTTGGCCTCGTCGGCGAGTCCGGCTGCGGAAAATCCACGCTGGTGCGCGTGCTGTCGCGGCTGATCGACCCGACCGCCGGCGCGATCCGCATCGACGGACAGAGCATCGGCGACATTCCCGCCCGTCGGTTCGGCACCCACACCGAGCGCAAGCGCATCCAGGTGGTGTTCCAGGACCCGACCGACAGTCTCAACCCGCAATTCCGCATCTTCGACAGCATCGCGGACCCGCTGCGTCGTCTGGGCGGCAAGAAGACCCGCGCCGAGGTGTCGGAGGCGGTGCAGGAGGCGGCCCGCATCACCCGTCTGCCGCCGGAGCTTCTGAGCCGTTACCCGCACCAGCTGTCGGGTGGGCAGAAGGCCCGGGTGGGCATCGCGCGGGCGATCATCCTGCGTCCGGAGCTGCTGATCCTCGACGAGCCGACCTCGGCGCTCGACGTGTCGGTGCAGGTGGTGATCCTGCAACTGCTCGGAGAGCTGCGCGAGACGCTGGGGATGAGCTATCTTTTCGTCAGCCACGATCTCAACGTCGTCAAGCTGGTCTGCGACCGGGTGGCGGTCATGTATCTTGGCAAGATCATCGAATGCGCCCCGGTGAAGGAGATCTTCGAACGGCCGGCGCATCCTTACACCAAGGCCCTGCTCTCGGCGATCCCCGGCGCCGGCGAGGCGGCGCGCATCCGCCTCGATGGCGAGCCGCGCAGCCCGATCGACCCCGATCCGAACGTCTGCCGTTTCTACGGGCGCTGCCCCATGGGCCAGGACATTTGCGCCAGGAAAGCCCCGCCCCTGAGCGACCTCGGAGGCCACGCCGCCGCCTGTCATTTCCGTCTCGACCAAGAGGAAGTTTCCGCATGA
- a CDS encoding amidase family protein, producing the protein MTTQWDRATGALDIATLKALFASGSLTPESLIDAIYDRIAARGDDHVWIHLIDRETSKARARALMADPAAKELPLYGIPFGIKDNVDLEGVPSTAAVRAWSRMPEASSPLVQTLLDAGAIPIGKQNQDQLGMGVVGVRTDYGIPQCVFDARYISGGSTSGGGVSVGAGLVSFAVANDAAGSGRVPAALNNIVGYKPTPGLVPRAGRSMAGMVGTENFLTLTMEDSVLLSNLWFRHEPGDPFSKPEADGFRVSCAPAPASFRFAIPDAATLDTDGDAESARLFRENVARLEALGGTAVEIDMTPYLTAAKMLYEGPFIAQRYANFGDRFNGNEDALCPPTREILSWGRKYSARDVYKAQYVMAGYKQQIRQLFRDVDLLVTPTTPSTYTIEALLADNIALNAKMGTYTNFVNLLDLPAASIPAGFRKDGIPLGTMLIGPSLGDDLVCRVGAALHAALGIAPGLAGKPELAEAS; encoded by the coding sequence ATGACCACCCAGTGGGACCGCGCCACCGGCGCATTGGACATCGCGACCCTCAAGGCGCTTTTCGCGAGCGGAAGCCTGACGCCGGAAAGCCTGATCGACGCGATCTATGACCGGATCGCCGCCCGTGGCGACGACCATGTCTGGATCCACCTCATCGACCGGGAGACCTCCAAGGCACGCGCCCGCGCGCTCATGGCGGATCCGGCAGCGAAGGAGCTTCCGCTCTACGGCATTCCCTTCGGCATCAAGGACAATGTCGACCTCGAAGGCGTGCCCTCCACCGCGGCGGTGCGCGCCTGGAGCAGGATGCCCGAGGCGTCGAGCCCGCTGGTGCAGACGCTGCTCGACGCCGGCGCGATCCCGATCGGCAAGCAGAACCAGGATCAGCTGGGCATGGGCGTGGTCGGGGTGCGCACCGACTACGGCATTCCGCAATGCGTCTTCGACGCGCGCTACATTTCCGGCGGCTCGACCTCGGGCGGCGGCGTGAGCGTCGGGGCCGGGCTCGTGAGTTTCGCCGTCGCGAACGATGCCGCGGGCTCCGGTCGGGTGCCGGCAGCCCTGAACAACATCGTCGGATACAAGCCGACGCCCGGTCTCGTGCCGCGCGCGGGCCGCTCGATGGCCGGCATGGTCGGGACCGAGAACTTCCTTACGCTCACCATGGAAGACAGCGTGCTGCTCAGCAACCTGTGGTTCCGCCATGAGCCCGGCGATCCGTTCTCGAAGCCCGAGGCCGACGGCTTCCGTGTCTCCTGCGCCCCGGCGCCGGCGTCCTTCCGGTTCGCCATTCCCGACGCGGCGACACTCGACACCGATGGCGACGCCGAATCCGCGCGACTGTTCCGCGAGAACGTCGCACGGCTCGAGGCCCTGGGCGGCACCGCCGTCGAGATCGACATGACGCCCTATCTTACCGCTGCAAAGATGCTCTACGAAGGGCCCTTCATCGCGCAGCGCTACGCCAACTTCGGCGACAGGTTCAACGGCAACGAGGACGCGCTCTGCCCTCCGACGCGCGAGATCCTCTCGTGGGGCCGGAAATACAGCGCGCGGGACGTCTACAAGGCCCAGTACGTCATGGCCGGCTACAAGCAGCAGATCCGGCAGCTCTTTCGCGACGTCGACCTGCTGGTCACCCCGACCACGCCGTCGACCTACACGATCGAGGCCCTGCTGGCCGACAATATCGCGCTCAACGCGAAGATGGGGACCTACACCAACTTCGTGAACCTGCTTGACCTGCCCGCGGCCTCGATCCCGGCCGGCTTCCGCAAGGACGGCATCCCGCTCGGCACCATGCTCATCGGGCCGTCGCTGGGGGATGACCTCGTCTGTCGCGTCGGCGCCGCACTGCATGCCGCGCTGGGAATCGCTCCCGGGCTTGCCGGGAAGCCGGAACTCGCCGAGGCCTCGTGA
- a CDS encoding DeoR/GlpR family DNA-binding transcription regulator yields MSTKNRTPAQIRMNAILKRLHEGGSVAVADLARDFDVSDMTVRRDLAELEREGLLERVHGGARRRASGPLKVIDDIEPDFEARAAHNSDAKRLIAAEAADLLSGFRSVAIDVGSTCLFAAEALARRGGQRHVFTNSLRVATSLGAMGTEVYLPEGRTRPSELSITGPSAIESFSKLHFEVAVIGVSGLSDEGFYDYSIEDSELKKIYLERSAHRVFLCDSTKFRRLSTIRVAALSEASVLITDAPPPSDLASALAGAGVEIRVAEET; encoded by the coding sequence ATGAGCACGAAGAACCGAACACCAGCACAAATTCGGATGAACGCGATCCTGAAGCGCCTGCACGAGGGCGGCTCGGTGGCCGTGGCCGATCTGGCGCGGGACTTTGACGTCTCTGACATGACGGTGCGCCGCGACCTCGCGGAACTGGAACGCGAAGGGCTGCTCGAACGGGTGCACGGAGGCGCGCGCAGGCGGGCGTCCGGTCCGCTCAAGGTCATCGACGACATCGAACCGGACTTCGAGGCACGGGCCGCCCACAACTCCGATGCCAAGCGGCTCATCGCCGCGGAAGCTGCTGATCTTCTTTCCGGATTCCGCTCCGTGGCCATCGACGTGGGCAGCACGTGCCTGTTCGCGGCCGAGGCTCTGGCGCGCCGCGGCGGCCAGCGACACGTTTTCACCAACAGCCTGCGGGTGGCCACGTCGCTCGGCGCGATGGGAACGGAGGTCTATCTGCCCGAGGGCCGCACCCGGCCCAGCGAACTTTCGATCACCGGCCCCAGTGCCATCGAGAGTTTTTCCAAGCTGCATTTCGAGGTCGCCGTGATCGGCGTGTCCGGCCTGTCCGACGAAGGCTTCTACGACTATTCGATCGAGGACAGCGAGCTCAAGAAGATCTACCTCGAACGATCAGCCCATCGCGTTTTCTTGTGCGATTCAACAAAATTTCGGCGCCTTTCGACCATCCGCGTTGCCGCGTTGTCCGAAGCCTCGGTGCTGATCACTGACGCTCCGCCGCCCTCCGATCTCGCGTCCGCCCTTGCAGGGGCAGGGGTCGAGATCCGGGTGGCAGAGGAAACCTGA
- a CDS encoding AtzG-like protein, which produces MAVTEDDVRQGLAALGVTPAEERLGAIAAGLEQNMAMVATVMAAPLRPRCENAPVWMLPPEEDE; this is translated from the coding sequence ATGGCCGTGACCGAAGACGACGTGCGCCAGGGCCTTGCGGCCCTTGGCGTGACCCCCGCCGAGGAGCGCCTTGGCGCGATTGCCGCCGGGCTCGAACAGAACATGGCCATGGTGGCGACGGTCATGGCCGCGCCGCTGCGGCCGCGCTGCGAGAATGCGCCGGTCTGGATGCTACCGCCGGAGGAGGATGAATGA
- a CDS encoding BtpA/SgcQ family protein: protein MPFDFFGDKKKAVISMAHIGALPGSPLYDADRGMDGLIEDVIADIEKLQAGGVDAIMFGNENDRPYVFKGSPESVAAMTAVVTAVKPILKVPFGVNYLWDPQSSIAIGSVTGASFVREIFTGVFASDMGIWEPNCAEASRLRTNLKRDDMKMLFNINAEFAHSLDQRPIELRAKSAVFSSLADAILVSGPITGQPAEQSDLRKVCEAVEDVPVFANTGVNIDNISDVFSVAQGCVIGTHFKVDGDTWNAVDADRVKRFMDKVGTLR, encoded by the coding sequence ATGCCCTTCGACTTTTTCGGCGACAAGAAGAAAGCCGTCATTTCCATGGCCCACATCGGCGCCCTGCCGGGCTCGCCGCTTTACGATGCCGATCGCGGCATGGACGGGCTGATCGAGGATGTCATCGCCGATATCGAAAAGCTTCAGGCCGGCGGCGTCGACGCGATCATGTTCGGCAACGAGAACGACCGCCCCTACGTGTTCAAGGGCTCGCCCGAGAGCGTCGCGGCGATGACCGCTGTCGTGACCGCCGTGAAGCCGATCCTGAAGGTTCCGTTCGGGGTGAACTACCTGTGGGATCCGCAAAGCTCGATCGCCATCGGGTCGGTCACCGGCGCCTCCTTCGTGCGCGAGATCTTCACCGGCGTGTTCGCCTCCGACATGGGCATCTGGGAGCCCAACTGCGCCGAGGCGTCGCGGCTGCGGACCAACCTCAAGCGCGATGACATGAAGATGCTCTTCAACATCAACGCCGAGTTCGCCCACTCGCTCGACCAGCGCCCGATCGAGCTGCGCGCCAAGAGCGCGGTCTTCTCCTCGCTGGCGGACGCGATCCTTGTCTCGGGGCCCATCACCGGCCAGCCGGCAGAGCAGTCGGACCTGCGCAAGGTCTGCGAAGCCGTCGAGGACGTGCCCGTCTTTGCCAACACCGGCGTGAACATCGACAATATCTCGGATGTCTTCTCGGTCGCGCAGGGCTGCGTCATCGGCACGCACTTCAAGGTCGACGGCGATACCTGGAATGCGGTGGACGCCGATCGCGTCAAGCGCTTCATGGACAAGGTGGGCACCCTGCGCTGA
- a CDS encoding allophanate hydrolase-related protein: MTSTPPETLLVAVCGAHMRGMPLEPQMRQCGATFDSEAQTDDSYRFYALTAKDPIRPGLIRNAAGSGAPIALELWSITPAGLGQLMTMIDTPLGIGTLQLSDGRKVKGFVCEAVAAEADAEDITALGSWRAFMASRAQPATTK; the protein is encoded by the coding sequence ATGACATCCACACCACCCGAAACGCTTCTGGTCGCCGTTTGTGGTGCGCATATGCGTGGCATGCCCCTTGAGCCGCAGATGCGGCAATGCGGTGCCACGTTCGACAGCGAGGCGCAGACCGACGACAGCTATCGGTTCTACGCACTCACCGCCAAGGATCCCATCCGCCCCGGCCTGATCCGCAACGCCGCGGGCAGCGGTGCGCCGATCGCGCTGGAGCTGTGGTCGATCACGCCGGCCGGGCTCGGCCAGCTGATGACGATGATCGACACCCCGCTCGGCATCGGGACCCTGCAGCTCTCGGACGGGCGCAAGGTGAAGGGGTTCGTCTGCGAGGCGGTCGCCGCGGAGGCCGACGCCGAGGATATCACCGCGCTCGGATCGTGGCGGGCCTTCATGGCCTCCCGCGCCCAGCCGGCCACGACCAAGTGA
- a CDS encoding amidase, with protein MTLTHEDYAALSAGEIADAVRTGRLSAAEVTEAAIARMDLTEPHLHAFCTPAPELARKTAAAVDAARAAGETLGPLAGVPVGIKDLVATKDLVTAMGSTIYRDFVPEDDDIVVERLKAAGAVILGKTNVPEFGYSGVGHNPVFETTRNPWNTELTPGGSSAGSGASVAAGVTPFAIGSDGGGSVRIPSAHCGLVGIKASMGRVPLWPGCRDERYPGVSSWESLEHIGPMARSVSDAALMLSVIAGPDMRDRHTIPNDVAWLDEAKAGQLPRLRIAFSEDFGYLAVDPEVRRVVREAVAVFERDLGCEVVVADPGWEDPGEDFWGLVLADSDLAGMRAWLPEHAKNMSPHLVKLLQARHDDEAFTNANMARKKLCNVAARFFGQYDLLLSPTLTVPPFALHMQGPEKTEGRIVDPSDWLGFCFPFNMTGQPAASVPAGLTKDGLPVGLQIVGRHLDDPLVLRAAAAYEAARPWSGLRPPLLDTLEAA; from the coding sequence ATGACCCTGACACATGAAGACTATGCCGCGCTGTCGGCCGGAGAAATCGCCGACGCCGTTCGCACGGGGCGCCTGTCGGCGGCCGAGGTCACCGAGGCTGCAATCGCGCGCATGGATCTGACCGAACCGCATCTGCACGCCTTCTGCACCCCGGCCCCCGAACTGGCGCGCAAGACCGCGGCCGCGGTCGATGCCGCGCGGGCTGCGGGCGAGACGCTGGGGCCGCTCGCGGGCGTGCCCGTGGGGATCAAGGACCTTGTCGCCACGAAGGACCTGGTCACCGCCATGGGGTCGACCATCTATCGGGATTTCGTCCCCGAAGACGACGACATCGTGGTCGAGCGGCTGAAGGCCGCGGGCGCGGTGATCCTCGGCAAGACGAACGTGCCGGAATTCGGCTACAGCGGCGTCGGCCACAACCCGGTCTTCGAGACCACCCGGAACCCCTGGAACACCGAGCTGACACCGGGCGGATCCTCGGCCGGATCCGGGGCCTCGGTGGCCGCCGGGGTGACCCCGTTTGCCATCGGCTCCGATGGCGGCGGCTCGGTCCGCATCCCGTCGGCGCACTGCGGGCTGGTGGGCATCAAGGCCTCGATGGGGCGCGTTCCGCTCTGGCCGGGGTGCCGCGACGAGCGCTATCCCGGCGTGTCGAGCTGGGAAAGCCTCGAGCATATCGGCCCGATGGCGCGCAGCGTGTCGGACGCGGCCCTGATGCTGTCGGTGATCGCCGGCCCGGACATGCGCGACCGGCACACGATCCCCAACGACGTGGCATGGCTCGACGAGGCGAAGGCCGGGCAACTGCCAAGGCTGCGCATCGCGTTCAGCGAGGATTTCGGCTATCTGGCCGTCGATCCCGAGGTGCGCCGCGTCGTGCGTGAGGCGGTTGCGGTCTTCGAGCGCGATCTCGGCTGCGAGGTGGTGGTGGCCGATCCCGGCTGGGAAGATCCGGGCGAGGACTTCTGGGGGCTCGTGCTGGCCGACAGCGACCTTGCCGGAATGCGGGCATGGCTCCCCGAGCACGCGAAGAACATGTCGCCGCATCTGGTGAAACTGCTGCAGGCCCGCCACGACGACGAGGCGTTTACCAACGCGAACATGGCACGAAAGAAGCTGTGCAACGTCGCGGCCAGATTCTTCGGGCAATACGACCTGCTGCTGTCTCCGACGCTGACCGTGCCCCCCTTTGCGCTGCACATGCAGGGCCCAGAGAAGACCGAGGGCCGGATTGTCGATCCGTCGGACTGGCTGGGCTTCTGCTTCCCCTTCAACATGACCGGACAACCCGCCGCGTCCGTGCCTGCGGGGCTTACGAAAGACGGGCTTCCGGTGGGGCTGCAGATCGTCGGGCGCCACCTGGACGATCCGCTCGTGCTGCGCGCGGCGGCCGCCTACGAAGCCGCCCGCCCGTGGTCCGGGCTGCGCCCCCCGCTGCTCGACACGCTGGAGGCCGCCTGA
- a CDS encoding HAD family hydrolase — protein MALRGVAWDIDGTLVDSEPLHHRVLLEVCLGHSLDLRADPPERFLGVHMDDVWKTLAPQLPGVARDVWMSQIQDSYCARVAREVAPVPRAAEVIQALSAAGVPQVAVSNSGRRVVEANLEALGIRDRMVGVVSLDDVTRGKPDPEPYLQGAALLGLRPEQVLAVEDSPTGAAAGQAAGMQVAFLGDPPDGTRPIAGLADVEALLGL, from the coding sequence ATGGCTTTGCGCGGAGTCGCATGGGACATCGACGGCACCCTCGTGGACAGCGAGCCGCTGCATCACCGGGTGCTGCTGGAGGTCTGCCTCGGCCATTCCCTCGATCTGCGCGCCGACCCGCCGGAACGCTTCCTCGGCGTGCATATGGACGATGTCTGGAAGACGCTCGCCCCTCAGCTGCCGGGCGTCGCACGCGATGTGTGGATGTCGCAGATCCAGGACAGCTACTGCGCGCGCGTGGCCCGCGAAGTCGCGCCGGTTCCGCGCGCGGCCGAGGTCATCCAGGCCCTCTCGGCGGCAGGGGTGCCACAGGTGGCGGTGTCCAACTCGGGCCGCCGGGTGGTCGAGGCAAATCTCGAAGCGCTCGGCATTCGCGACCGGATGGTGGGCGTGGTGTCGCTCGATGACGTGACGCGGGGCAAGCCCGACCCCGAACCCTACCTTCAGGGTGCGGCGCTGCTGGGGCTGAGGCCCGAGCAGGTGCTTGCGGTCGAGGACAGCCCCACCGGAGCAGCCGCCGGGCAGGCCGCAGGTATGCAGGTGGCCTTCCTTGGCGATCCACCGGACGGGACGCGGCCCATCGCCGGCCTCGCCGACGTGGAAGCCTTGCTGGGACTATGA
- the hpxZ gene encoding oxalurate catabolism protein HpxZ — protein sequence MTRDDINQPGPLAEITAAFERYEAALTSNDVAVLDELFLVDPKTIRYGIGENLYGHDEIAAFRAARPASGLERSLERTVITSYGSDFATAMTLFRRALGKIGRQSQTWAKIDGDWRIVAAHVSVIPETEDA from the coding sequence ATGACCCGCGACGACATCAACCAGCCCGGACCGCTCGCCGAGATCACGGCCGCCTTCGAACGCTACGAGGCCGCGCTGACGAGCAACGACGTGGCGGTGCTGGACGAGCTCTTCCTCGTCGATCCGAAGACGATACGCTACGGCATCGGCGAAAACCTCTACGGGCATGACGAGATTGCCGCCTTCCGCGCGGCACGTCCGGCGTCGGGACTGGAGCGCTCGCTGGAGCGGACGGTGATCACCAGCTACGGGAGCGACTTCGCCACGGCGATGACGCTGTTCCGGCGGGCCCTCGGCAAGATCGGGCGACAGTCCCAGACCTGGGCGAAAATAGATGGCGATTGGCGCATCGTCGCGGCGCATGTCAGCGTTATTCCCGAAACGGAGGATGCATGA